Genomic DNA from Cryptosporangium aurantiacum:
TCGGCGGTGCCCGCGGCGAAGCCCTGCAGCGAGAGCACGACCGCGCGCTGGACGTCGTCGGCGGCGGAGTGCAGTTCGGCCACCGCCACACCGAGCGTGGCCGCCAGCTCGTTGTCGGTGGGCGTCCGCCCCAGGCTCGCCGTCAACTCCGCTGCGGCGGTCTCGATCTTGCGGGCCCGGTGACGAACCGAGCGGCTGGCCCAGTCCAGACCGCGGAGCTCGTCGAGCAGCGCGCCGCGGATGCGGACGGTGGCGAACGAGCCGAACGGGGTGCCGCGACTCGGGTCGTAGGACTTGGCGGCCGCGGCGAGGGCGGCGAGGCCCGCGCTGGTGAGGTCGTCGCGGTTGACGTGGGCGGGGACGCGGCCGAGCATTTCGCGGACGAGGTGACCGACCAGCGGCAGGTGCTCGCGCACCAACGCGTCGAGTTCCCGCTCGGACAGGCGTGCCGGAGAGGCGACGAGAGTCGTGGTCATGCAGTCCCCCTGTGGTGTTCCTACGATCGGTGCCGGCCGCGTCCGCTCCCGCTGCGAAGCCGTCCCGGGCCGACACGAAAAAGCTTCTGTCCGTTCGGGTGCGGAATCGGGTGCCACTCAGTTGCACTCCGGTTGCAAGGAGTGATCGAGCTATCGCTCTCCGTAGTTGCACCCCGCAGAGCGACCGATTAACCACACCAAGCCACTAGGAAAGCTAGAGTCGGCCGCACCCCCGACCGGAGGAGTGTTCGATGGCCCCGATGACCCGGCGCGGCGTGCTCCGCGCTACCGGCGGCGCTGCGCTGGCCCTGCCCGCCGTCGCGCTGGCGGCGGGCTCCCCGGCGTCCGCACAGCCGGTGGCGAGCCCCACAGCGTCCCCCAGCCCGACGCCGAGCCCGACGGCGGTGTCACCGATCCGCAAACCGCTCCCGCCGGAGTGGTTCACGGTGTTCGGAACGAACGCCGAAACCCGCTTCGACGCGCTGGCGGGCACCGGCTACTACACGCCCAACGAGCGCTTTTTCGTCCGCAACCACACCGCGACGCCGACCGTCGAGGTCCGGGACTGGCGACTCCGCCTGTTCGGCTCCGGACTACGCGGTGCGCCGACGCTCGAATCCGCGGTGACGTTCACGTACCAGCAGCTCCTGGACCTGCCCGCGGTGACCGTGTCCACCGCGATCGAGTGTGCGGGCAACGGACGGAGCTTCTTCACCACCCAGCAGGGGCAGACCGTGTCGGGCACCGCGTGGAAACTCGGTGCGGTGGGGGTCGCGCGCTGGCGGGGCGTCCGGCTCTCGACGGTGCTCGAGCGGGCCGGGCTCAGCCGCGCCGCCGTCGATCTGCTGCCCCGCGGCCTGGACGCCGACTTCGTCACCGGCGGCGTGAACCTGGGTCGCGTCCGCCGGGTCCTGCCGATCGGCAAGGCGCTGGACGATGTCATCCTCGCGTACGGGATGAACGGCGAGCAGCTGCCGCCGGACCACGGCTTCCCGGTGCGGCTGGTCGTGCCGTCCTGGATCGGCATCGCGTCGATCAAGTGGCTCGGCGACATCGAGGTGTCCGCGACACCGCTCGCCTCACCGTGGGACACCCAGTACTACCGGCTGTTCGGTCCGGACTATCCGGCGGAGGGCTCGGCACCGCTGACCCGGCAGGTCACCAAGAGCGCGTTCGAGCTGGGCTGGGGTGCGCAGCTCGCGGCCGGGCGAACGCACCGGCTGACCGGGCGGTCCTGGTCGGGACGCGGTGCGGTGCGGAAGGTCGAGGTCAGCGTCGACGGGGGCAGTAGCTGGCGGCGCGCCGCGCTGCGGGACCAGTGCGGCCCCGGGCGCTGGGTGCGGTGGGACCTGCCGTGGCGTCCGGAGCAGGCGGGTGCCGTGCAGTTGCTCGCCAGGGCCACCGACTCGACCGGAACCACCCAGCCGGCGGCAACACCACTCAACACGCTCGGTTACCTGTTCGACGCGGTCGTCCGGCACCCGGTGACCGTCGCCTGACATACCAGAGCCGGGCGCGGTATTCCGCGCCCGGCTCCGGGGTCTGGGTCAGCGCGCCGTGGCTGCCTGCTGCGCCCTCTTCGACCGGCGGTGCTTGAGGTACCAGCCACCGCCGTAGACGACGACCGCGCCCATCGGGGTACGAGCGGCGAGGCGCTTCAGCACGGTGGCCTGGAGCATCTGCTTGATCATCGAAACCTCTCTCGGGTGACCGGCTGTAGTCCCGGGGTACCCGAGAGAAGCCTCGTCTACACCCGGAAGCGGCTGACCAGCGCCTGGAGGTCCGACGACATCCGGGCCAGCTCCTCCGCCGATTGCTGGGTGTTACCGACGGTTGCGCTGGTGGTCTGAGCCGCGGACGCCACCCCGGCGATGTTGTCGGCGATGCTCGCCGAGCCGGTGGACGCCTCGGCGATCGAGCGGCTCATCTCGTTCGTGGTCGCGGTCTGCTCCTCGACGGCCGAGGCGATCGTCATCTGGTAGTCGTTGATCTGCGCGATGATCCCCGAGATCTGCTCGATCGCCGCCACCGCGGAATCCGTGTCGGCCTGGATCGCCTCGACCCGCTTGGAGATGTCCTCGGTCGCCTTCGCGGTCTCCTGCGCCAGGTCCTTCACCTCGTTCGCGACCACTGCGAAGCCCTTACCGGCCTCACCCGCACGTGCGGCCTCGATCGTCGCGTTCAGCGCCAGCAGGTTCGTCTGCTCCGCGATCGACGTGATGACCTTGACCACGTTGCCGATCTCCACCGACGACTCACCCAGCTTCGCCACCGTCGCGTTGGTCTGCGCGGCAGCGTCCACCGCCCGCGACGCCACGCCGGCCGCGTCGTTCGCCGACTGCGAGATCTCCCGGATCGCCGAACCCATCTCCTCGGTACCCGCGGCCACCGTCTGCACGCTCCGCGACACGTCCTCCGACGCCGACGCCAGCACGCTCGTCTGGGTCGAGGTCTCGTGCGCGTTGCCCGCGATCGCCTCGGCCGAGGCCGACAGTTGCTGGGAGGAGTCGGCCAGCGTCCGCGCGGAGCTCGCCAGCGCCG
This window encodes:
- a CDS encoding sulfite oxidase, producing MAPMTRRGVLRATGGAALALPAVALAAGSPASAQPVASPTASPSPTPSPTAVSPIRKPLPPEWFTVFGTNAETRFDALAGTGYYTPNERFFVRNHTATPTVEVRDWRLRLFGSGLRGAPTLESAVTFTYQQLLDLPAVTVSTAIECAGNGRSFFTTQQGQTVSGTAWKLGAVGVARWRGVRLSTVLERAGLSRAAVDLLPRGLDADFVTGGVNLGRVRRVLPIGKALDDVILAYGMNGEQLPPDHGFPVRLVVPSWIGIASIKWLGDIEVSATPLASPWDTQYYRLFGPDYPAEGSAPLTRQVTKSAFELGWGAQLAAGRTHRLTGRSWSGRGAVRKVEVSVDGGSSWRRAALRDQCGPGRWVRWDLPWRPEQAGAVQLLARATDSTGTTQPAATPLNTLGYLFDAVVRHPVTVA
- a CDS encoding DUF6203 family protein, producing the protein MIKQMLQATVLKRLAARTPMGAVVVYGGGWYLKHRRSKRAQQAATAR
- a CDS encoding sigma-70 family RNA polymerase sigma factor, with the protein product MTTTLVASPARLSERELDALVREHLPLVGHLVREMLGRVPAHVNRDDLTSAGLAALAAAAKSYDPSRGTPFGSFATVRIRGALLDELRGLDWASRSVRHRARKIETAAAELTASLGRTPTDNELAATLGVAVAELHSAADDVQRAVVLSLQGFAAGTA